The Cinclus cinclus chromosome 28, bCinCin1.1, whole genome shotgun sequence genome window below encodes:
- the SLC25A42 gene encoding mitochondrial coenzyme A transporter SLC25A42, translating to MGNGVREAPVEFQRDVEPITAQIPAEDNQEKKKVLNSLMSGALAGAVAKTAVAPLDRTKIMFQVSSKRFSAKEAYRLIYHTYLNEGFWSLWRGNSATMVRVIPYAAIQFCAHEEYKQILGNYYGFQGKALTPFPRFIAGSLAGTTAAMVTYPLDMVRARMAVTPKEMYSSIVHVFIRISREEGLKTLYRGFTPTILGVIPYAGLSFFTYETLKKVHAEHSGKAQPSPPERLLFGACAGLIGQSASYPLDVVRRRMQTAGVLGHSYGSVLLTMQDIVREEGLVRGLYKGLSMNWVKGPIAVGISFTTFDLTQILLRKLQGGPAAER from the exons ATGGGTAATGGTGTGAGAGAAGCTCCAGTGGAATTCCAGAGGGACGTGGAGCCCATCACGGCCCAGATTCCAGCAGAg gATAACcaggagaagaagaaagtgCTGAACTCCCTGATGTCTGGGGCActggctggggctgtggctAAAACTGCAGTGGCTCCTCTGGACAGGACAAAAATCATGTTCCAAG tgtctTCAAAAAGATTTTCTGCCAAG GAAGCATACAGGCTGATTTATCACACCTACCTCAACGAGGGTTTCTGGAGCCTCTGGAGGGggaattctgccaccatggtGAGGGTGATCCCCTACGCCGCCATCCAGTTCTGCGCCCACGAGGAGTACAAGCAGATCCTGGGCAATTATTATGGATTCCAGGGAAA GGCACTGACACCTTTCCCTCGTTTCATTGCTGGCTCCCTGGCTGGCACCACGGCTGCCATGGTCACCTACCCTCTGGACATGGTCCGTGCCCGCATGGCTGTCACTCCCAAGGAGAT GTACAGCAGCATTGTCCACGTCTTCATCCGGATATCCCGGGAAGAGGGGCTGAAAACCTTGTACAGGGGCTTCACCCCCACCATCCTGGGGGTCATTCCCTACGCTGGCCTCAGCTTCTTCACCTACGAGACACTGAAGAAAGTCCACGCAG AGCACAGCGGGAAGGCCCAGCCCTCGCCCCCGGAGCGGCTGCTGTTCGGGGCGTGCGCCGGCCTCATCGGCCAGTCGGCCTCGTACCCGCTGGACGTGGTGCGGCGCCGCATGCAGACCGCCGGGGTGCTGGGCCACAGCTACGGCTCCGTGCTGCTCACCATGCAGGACATCGTCAGGGAGGAGGGACTCGTGCGGGGCTTGTACAAGGGGCTCAGCATGAACTGGGTGAAAGGCCCCATCGCCGTGGGGATCAGCTTCACCACCTTCGACCTGACGCAGATCCTGCTCCGCAAGCTGCAGGGCGGCCCCGCTGCGGAGAGGTAG